The genomic DNA ATCAAGTGAGTGATGGGGATTGTTCATTATAATTCTATCCACTTTATCCAGATTCTTGCATACTTCATTAGCATCCCCCAGAATAGGCACTATATTTGATACTTTATTCAGTGCAATGTTTTCTTTTAGATACTCGATCGCAAATGGGTTTTTATCTACAGCATAGATTTTAGCATTTTTAGATTTAGCGATAGCTAAAGAGAATGGGCCCACTCCACAAAACATATCTAAGATTGTCTCATTATTCTGAATTTGTGAAGCTATAATTGACCTTTCATTTGCAAGACGCGGTGAAAAATAGGTTTTATCTAAATCTACCTTTATTCTTATGCCATTTTCTCTGTGCATAGTGATCAGGTCATGGCCCTTTAAAATATTTAGATCTCTGACTCTAAACTCTCCTTTGACTCCTCGATCTTCAGCAACTTTTTTAATATGCTTGTTTACCGTGCATATTGCCTCTGCAATATCTTTTTTATAAGCTGCCAGTGAGTCTGGAATTTTTATAATTGCAATATCTCCTATTACATCGAAAGAAGTGGGTAATAACTTGTGCAGTTCTTCTGGAATATTCAGATGATGTTTGTAATTATTATCAGTTACAGACAATTCAAAATCTTCATAGTCGGAATCAGATTCTAAAACCGGGATTTTAACATATCCTTCTTTTTTTTTAAATTTTAGGCCATAATTTAACAGTTTAGCATCTTTTAACATTTTCAGAGTTTGCTCAACATCCGAGTCTTTAACTGAAAGATATTTACTTTTCATCTAAGATGATAAAATTAATAAATAGATATAAAGCTAGTGTTTTTTTCATGCTGAATAAAATTTTAACATTTGAGAACTGTAAATCCTTCTTATCAGGTTGGGAATGAGAACGAGCTAAATGGTTATATTATATGATTATATTTTAGATCTATGAGATGGAGAGTGATCGGATTTAGTCTATTCGTTATATTACCATTTTATCCAACTCGTGAAATATAGAGAGAAAGTATTTATCAATGTTGTCACATCAGTTTTTCTCAAGGTAAGGGAAATAGCAGAGCATTCGATGTGATAAGGATCCTTTCCAAATCAACATGATTGCACAATATTTTCAAGTTAAATGCAGTTAAAACAATAACATCAGGAGAGAAAAGAGAATTATGGAATGAGAAGTTCTGGGCCTCTTTATATTTTTTGCAATTTTAGGACCGGTTACCTTTGACATTTTGAAAATTATGAAGGTGCAATCCCGAGCTCACGATCTTGATTTGAGCAGTGCCAACAATGGCTACTTAATTGTTGAAACCGGAATCACCATGCGTTAGCTGGATGAGGACGTCACAATATTCAAAAATTGTGAAACACCATACCATAAAATATTTAAATAACAGTGAATTAGTGTTTTTCCAATGTTTAACTCTATAGATACAAAATTAGACAATCCAAAGATGGAACAGCAAATGCTTGATTACTGGGCCAAAAACAGTATTTTCGACAAATTAAGGACTTTAAACAAAAATAATAAAAAGTATATATTTCTTGAAGGTCCTCCGACAGCGAACGGACATCCACATATTGGCCATGCACTTACTAGATCTTCGAAAGATCTGTTTATCAGATATAATGCAATGCAGGGCAAGAACATATATCCTTACATTGCCGGATGGGATTGTCACGGATTGCCTGTAGAGCTAGAAATTGAAAAGTTGTTAAAAATAAACTCTAAACGGGAAATTGAGCAGTATGGCGTAAAAGAGTTTAATGAAAAATGCAGAGTCAGCGTTTTCAAATATAAAGATGAATGGGAACGTATGAGTAAGAGAATTGGGTTCTGGATAGATTTTGAAAATGCGTACATTACAATGAATGATAACTATATAGAAAGTGTATGGTGGGCTCTTAAAGAGATATGGAATAAAGGATTGCTTGTTAAAGACTATAAAGTTGTGCCTTACTGTCCACGCTGCGGTACGCCGCTTAGCAGCCATGAAGTTGCGCAAGGATACAAAGAAACAGAAGATCCTTCAGTGTACATAAAATTTAAGGTTGTTGGAGAAGACAGTTATTTTTTAGTGTGGACCACTACTCCGTGGACTCTACCTTCTAATCTGCTTCTTGCAGTAAACGAAAATATAGAGTATGTAAAAATAGAGTCTGATGGTGAGATATATTATCTGGCAAAAGCGCTGGCATCTTCGATATTTGAAAAATATAAGATTCTGGAAGAGCTGAAAGGGACACAGCTAGTAGGCATGAGATATGAGCGCTTGATAGATATTCAAGAATATAAAGAAAACGCTTTTTATGTAGTATCAGGATCGTTTGTGAGTACCGAAGAAGGAACTGGGATAGTACATGTTGCACCCGCATTTGGCATAGATGATTTTGAAATTGCAAAGAGAGAAAGAATTCAGCTAATTAATCCGCTCAGCACAGAGGGTAAATTCACAGTAGGGCCATGGAAAGACATGTTTGTAAAGGATGCTGATAGAGAGATCATAAGGTATCTTAAATCAGAGCATAAGCTTTACAAATCTACCAAAATAAAACATGTTTATCCATTTTGCTGGCGTTGTGATACACCTTTGCTATATTTTGCACTGGATACTTGGTTTATCAAAGTTTCTGAGATTAGAGACTCTCTGATTTCTACGAACGAGAACATTAACTGGATTCCGGCACACTTGAAAAATGGAAGATTTGGTAACTTTTTAAAAGAGGCGAAAGACTGGGCTTTGAGCAGGGAGCGTTACTGGGGAACGCCATTGCCATTATGGCGCTGTAAAAATGGGCATTATAAAATAGTTGGAAGCTTTGAGGAATTGAAGGCTAATGCGATAAATTTTCCAGAGCAGTTTGATCCTCACAGACCTAATGTAGATGAAATTATGCTAAAATGTGAATGTGGTGAATTAATGAAGAGAGAACCTTACACAATTGATGGATGGTTTGATTCGGGATCTGCACCGTTTGCACAGTTTCATTATCCTTTTGAGCACAGTTTAGAATTTAAAGAGTCATTTCCTGTTGATTTTATTACCGAAGCTATTGATCAGACCCGCGGCTGGTTCTATACGTTACATGTAATAAACAACATACTATTTAACAGCAATGCGTTTAAAAACGTATATACCCTCGGCTTTGTCCTAAACCAGAAAGGAGAGAAAATGAGTAAGAGCAAAGGAG from Thermoplasmata archaeon includes the following:
- a CDS encoding class I SAM-dependent methyltransferase family protein yields the protein MKSKYLSVKDSDVEQTLKMLKDAKLLNYGLKFKKKEGYVKIPVLESDSDYEDFELSVTDNNYKHHLNIPEELHKLLPTSFDVIGDIAIIKIPDSLAAYKKDIAEAICTVNKHIKKVAEDRGVKGEFRVRDLNILKGHDLITMHRENGIRIKVDLDKTYFSPRLANERSIIASQIQNNETILDMFCGVGPFSLAIAKSKNAKIYAVDKNPFAIEYLKENIALNKVSNIVPILGDANEVCKNLDKVDRIIMNNPHHSLDFLDQALKIAKQWIYLYIITDDYAHILELLNSKIKKFKYNIRLVHDYSPSEALYCFEIYFNSL
- the ileS gene encoding isoleucine--tRNA ligase: MFNSIDTKLDNPKMEQQMLDYWAKNSIFDKLRTLNKNNKKYIFLEGPPTANGHPHIGHALTRSSKDLFIRYNAMQGKNIYPYIAGWDCHGLPVELEIEKLLKINSKREIEQYGVKEFNEKCRVSVFKYKDEWERMSKRIGFWIDFENAYITMNDNYIESVWWALKEIWNKGLLVKDYKVVPYCPRCGTPLSSHEVAQGYKETEDPSVYIKFKVVGEDSYFLVWTTTPWTLPSNLLLAVNENIEYVKIESDGEIYYLAKALASSIFEKYKILEELKGTQLVGMRYERLIDIQEYKENAFYVVSGSFVSTEEGTGIVHVAPAFGIDDFEIAKRERIQLINPLSTEGKFTVGPWKDMFVKDADREIIRYLKSEHKLYKSTKIKHVYPFCWRCDTPLLYFALDTWFIKVSEIRDSLISTNENINWIPAHLKNGRFGNFLKEAKDWALSRERYWGTPLPLWRCKNGHYKIVGSFEELKANAINFPEQFDPHRPNVDEIMLKCECGELMKREPYTIDGWFDSGSAPFAQFHYPFEHSLEFKESFPVDFITEAIDQTRGWFYTLHVINNILFNSNAFKNVYTLGFVLNQKGEKMSKSKGDSQDPVEIMDKIGADALRLYLYSTPMWKDKRVGIDLISEYKSKTIDVLWNVYLFFVNNASLDHFEPVKDVELHNSLDLWIISRLNSMISQVREHMDQYEPHKAVFVIEEFIDNLSNWYLRRSRRRFWDELMSEDKKEGYATLYEVLTTFSKIMAPFTPFIADRLYQDLTGKESVHLEPYPVSDAGKINSTLENEMAIAIKVTELGRRARQLANIKLRQPIKEIIVYSAHNEIVNKMKEIIAEEVNAKNIIISDIPYKSYTLKISLNFKNAGPKFKNNLDQIKQKIETLDVNEVINILEKEGKITVNGNIMEQSDLIINKVPLPNYMVQADKELEVTINTEIDQSLYLEGLAHEILRRVQTMRKDLSLGYSENIRTAIYTADPDIIAAVQKFKDYMMKESLSESIEFGQAEGYSKDWNIEDKKLKITIKRI